A window of the Nitrospinota bacterium genome harbors these coding sequences:
- a CDS encoding 50S ribosomal protein L28 — translation MAMECEICGKKPVYGSNISHAHNVTSRRYNPNLQPVRAVINGTVRKIRACTRCIRSGKVVKPAARKIPAAAPAAK, via the coding sequence ATGGCTATGGAATGTGAAATCTGCGGCAAAAAGCCGGTGTACGGCAGCAACATCTCGCACGCGCACAACGTGACGAGCCGGCGCTACAACCCGAATCTGCAACCCGTCCGCGCGGTTATCAACGGCACGGTGCGCAAGATACGCGCCTGCACCCGCTGTATCCGCAGCGGCAAAGTGGTGAAACCGGCCGCCCGCAAGATACCGGCCGCCGCGCCCGCCGCCAAGTAA
- a CDS encoding ATP-binding protein, protein MNCIDKHRSGQLLQDDVCVEHEICQNTCAENEIFSLSAIGEIDGLSEKIIAKARKLPAWLPYISRLGYLLTLTMHEACMNAVEHGLLGMDKKTKQRRIEEMQERYLVDIERRWRATGRLIQVSVCINARSVVVGVHDDGRGFDYNMAHYSPMNEEDVLAVSGRGLLILKSLGVRLFWNKEGNTVLCSFRRDELAKEPQAASV, encoded by the coding sequence ATGAATTGCATTGACAAGCACAGGAGCGGCCAGCTCCTGCAAGACGATGTCTGCGTTGAACACGAGATATGCCAAAACACCTGCGCTGAAAATGAGATATTTTCCCTCTCCGCCATCGGGGAAATCGACGGCCTTTCCGAAAAAATCATCGCCAAGGCGCGCAAATTGCCCGCGTGGCTGCCGTACATTTCCCGGTTAGGGTATCTCCTCACCCTTACCATGCACGAGGCCTGCATGAACGCGGTGGAGCACGGGCTGCTGGGGATGGATAAAAAAACCAAACAGCGCCGGATTGAGGAAATGCAGGAGCGCTATCTGGTGGACATCGAACGGCGATGGCGCGCCACCGGCAGGCTGATTCAGGTGAGCGTTTGCATAAACGCGCGCAGCGTTGTTGTTGGCGTGCATGACGATGGCAGGGGGTTCGATTACAATATGGCCCACTACTCCCCGATGAACGAAGAGGACGTCCTCGCCGTTTCCGGCCGGGGGCTGTTGATCCTCAAATCGCTGGGGGTGCGCCTTTTCTGGAACAAGGAGGGGAACACCGTACTCTGCTCGTTCCGCCGCGATGAACTTGCAAAGGAGCCGCAAGCGGCTTCTGTTTGA